Below is a window of Lates calcarifer isolate ASB-BC8 unplaced genomic scaffold, TLL_Latcal_v3 _unitig_147_quiver_1122, whole genome shotgun sequence DNA.
CCAGGAAGCAGTCATGCTCCTGGGTTCCCAGCTTCATCTGTCTTTGGCAGACTCCCAGCAGGTCATCAAAGAGGAAGTCACTGTCATGAACCTCGAGCCTCAGTATGTCATTCTCCTGAGCCTTGAAGTGGGTGAACTCCTCCTCCCACCAGGGGTTTGGGTTATTGTTGCGAACAGATGTTTTACCCAGCATGGCCGAGCCACTGAACACCTTGACATAGGCATCTGCAGTTCCCAGGATATTGGAGGGAAGGTCGCTAGCCCGCAGGTTAAACAGCTTTAGCTGGGCTTCAGCTACAGTCAGACTGCACAGGACcaacaggaggagggggagactGGAGGCCATGGCTTCACAGAAGGCTCTGAAGGAGGAACAGCATTTTAATCTGGGTacatgaatttgaatttgtgaGGGTCTTATGACACTATATATATGCATACTATagtatataaacacacaaataaccaATAATAAAGCTTAACATGAAATAATGAACTTctcaaaac
It encodes the following:
- the LOC108889198 gene encoding uncharacterized protein LOC108889198, whose product is MASSLPLLLLVLCSLTVAEAQLKLFNLRASDLPSNILGTADAYVKVFSGSAMLGKTSVRNNNPNPWWEEEFTHFKAQENDILRLEVHDSDFLFDDLLGVCQRQMKLGTQEHDCFLEKGGILHYSYTLDRQSQ